A window of Aliarcobacter trophiarum LMG 25534 contains these coding sequences:
- a CDS encoding efflux RND transporter periplasmic adaptor subunit, whose translation MKYHKNIFSLLLITLIFTSCEQKEQTTNTQASIEVGYINVKKEPISVELELLGKVKAKEEALIRPQIGGIIEKQLFKEGSFVKQGDILYKIDNSSYKASVNQAQALLNSARANLKSLESKQRRADELLKFDGISQQEVDDIKASFLQAKALVEQRIAELENTKIDLARCDIKAPISGYIGISNVTVGALVNANQSEELATIKDTKTVFVDLTQSYNEILALRNIINFEDGISVNLKFDDNTPYNLEGKLEAKELSVDENSQTVTLRAIFSNPNNLLLPGMMTKATLKSQKEVNGFLLPQQAVLRDQKANPIITLITPENKTTTRIIQIQRSFENSWIILDGIEESDKIIIEGLNKINNRTTVIAKDLTNKYKD comes from the coding sequence TTGAAATACCATAAAAATATTTTCTCACTACTACTCATAACTCTTATTTTCACTTCTTGTGAACAAAAAGAACAAACAACAAATACTCAAGCATCAATTGAAGTTGGTTATATAAATGTTAAAAAAGAGCCTATAAGCGTTGAATTGGAGCTTTTAGGAAAAGTAAAAGCAAAAGAAGAGGCTCTTATTCGTCCACAAATAGGTGGAATTATAGAAAAACAACTATTTAAAGAGGGGAGTTTTGTAAAACAAGGGGATATTTTATATAAAATTGATAATTCAAGTTATAAAGCAAGTGTTAACCAAGCACAAGCTTTATTAAATAGTGCAAGGGCAAATCTTAAAAGCCTTGAATCAAAACAAAGAAGAGCAGATGAACTTCTAAAGTTTGATGGAATTTCACAACAAGAAGTTGATGATATAAAAGCCTCTTTTCTTCAAGCAAAAGCTTTAGTAGAGCAAAGAATTGCTGAACTTGAGAATACAAAAATAGATTTAGCTAGATGTGATATAAAAGCTCCAATTAGTGGTTATATTGGAATTTCAAATGTAACAGTTGGTGCTTTAGTAAATGCAAATCAATCAGAAGAGTTAGCAACTATCAAAGATACAAAAACAGTTTTTGTAGATTTAACACAATCATATAATGAGATTTTAGCTCTTAGAAATATAATAAATTTCGAAGATGGTATTAGTGTAAATCTAAAATTTGATGACAACACACCCTATAATTTGGAAGGAAAACTTGAAGCAAAAGAGCTAAGCGTAGATGAAAATAGCCAAACTGTAACACTAAGAGCTATTTTCTCAAACCCAAATAATCTTTTACTCCCTGGAATGATGACAAAAGCTACACTAAAAAGCCAAAAAGAAGTTAATGGTTTTTTACTTCCCCAACAAGCTGTTTTAAGAGACCAAAAAGCAAACCCAATTATTACTCTAATCACTCCTGAAAATAAAACTACTACAAGAATTATTCAGATACAAAGATCATTTGAGAACAGTTGGATAATCTTAGATGGGATAGAGGAGAGTGATAAGATTATAATTGAAGGTTTAAATAAGATAAATAATAGAACTACTGTTATTGCTAAAGATTTAACAAATAAGTATAAAGATTAA
- a CDS encoding efflux RND transporter permease subunit — protein sequence MIAKFFIFRPIFAWVISLIIMISGIISLYILPVEQYPDIVPPQININATYSGADAQTVENSVTQIIEQQLTGLDGMIYFSSSSSSAGSSKIKITFSQEVNADIAQVQVQNKVNQILSRLPEDVQRQGVRVFKSQSDFLMMASIYDSNGLADKTDISDFLVSNLQDSISRIEGVGDVQVFGGQYAMRIWLDPYKLEKYKLIPKDVENAILAQNSQASAGRLGAMPTVDKQQLSVVVTARSMFKTVPEFENIVLKSNLDGSSVKIKDVARVEIGAQNYSNVTALNGFPASGISIQLASGANAVATSNRVKDFLEQNENILPEGYKIAYPRDTTHFIKASINEVVKTLVEAIILVVLVMFLFLKSFRATLIPAIAVPVVLLGTFAILNIFGYTINTLTMFALVLAIGLLVDDAIVVVENVERNMKEKGLNPKEATILSMQEVTGALIGITTVLSVVFLPMAFFSGSTGIIYRQFSITIISSMVLSVIVALTLTPALCSTILKAHKDNKEEKNSGFFFWFDTKFESFTNRYKLWVEKLLFKPKRWMAFYLVIILATSYIFIKLPTSFLPKEDQGSLMVQYTLPVGAVAQRTVDVANIIRDYFMQEEKEALNTIFTISGFSSRSSGQNVGTAYVSLKNWDLRDKNNHVDEISKRSTKAFNDPNSKYFIRDARVFIINPSVIQGLGSSDGFEFQLLANSNISREELRVAKDKLLDEARSNTKINSIRADGTEESPQLKISYDTQKALSLGVNIKDIDTTLSAAWGGIYVNDYIDKTRIKRVYIQGDAPFRAAPEDLYKWKVINNSGNMTPFSEFSSFSWVYAPEELTRFNGFISYEIQGGAAHNISSGDAMKEMENMANNLGNGLMYEYSGASYQEKIASNQTLILYSISILVIFLCLAALYESWSVPFSVLLVVPLGVFGTVLAIFFRDLSNDVYFQVALLAVMGLASKNAILIVEFINSSYKDGTNLFEAAIKGAKLRLRPIIMTSLAFMAGIIPLAVSSGAGANSRIAIGTAILGGTISATVLAIFFVPLFFIIIKKLFDKGAKNV from the coding sequence ATGATTGCTAAATTTTTTATATTTCGTCCTATTTTTGCATGGGTAATTTCACTTATTATTATGATAAGTGGGATTATTAGTCTATACATTTTACCAGTTGAACAGTATCCTGATATTGTTCCTCCACAAATAAATATAAATGCAACATATAGTGGTGCAGATGCCCAAACTGTTGAAAATAGTGTAACTCAAATAATAGAGCAACAACTAACTGGTCTTGATGGAATGATATATTTTTCTTCAAGTTCAAGTTCAGCTGGAAGTTCAAAAATTAAAATCACTTTTTCTCAAGAAGTAAATGCTGATATTGCACAAGTTCAAGTTCAAAATAAAGTAAATCAGATTCTCTCAAGACTTCCAGAAGATGTGCAAAGACAAGGAGTTAGAGTTTTTAAATCACAAAGTGATTTTTTAATGATGGCTAGTATTTATGACTCAAATGGTTTAGCTGATAAAACAGATATTAGTGATTTTTTAGTAAGTAATCTTCAAGATAGTATTTCAAGAATTGAAGGTGTTGGAGATGTACAAGTCTTTGGTGGTCAATATGCTATGAGGATTTGGTTAGATCCTTATAAACTAGAGAAATATAAGCTTATTCCAAAAGATGTTGAGAATGCAATTTTAGCTCAAAACTCACAAGCAAGTGCAGGAAGACTAGGTGCTATGCCAACAGTTGATAAACAACAACTTTCAGTTGTAGTGACTGCTAGAAGTATGTTTAAAACTGTTCCAGAGTTTGAAAATATTGTTTTAAAATCAAATTTAGATGGTAGTTCGGTAAAGATAAAAGATGTTGCAAGAGTTGAAATTGGAGCCCAAAATTATAGTAATGTTACAGCACTAAACGGTTTTCCAGCTTCAGGGATTTCTATTCAACTTGCAAGTGGTGCAAATGCAGTCGCAACTTCAAATAGAGTAAAAGATTTTTTAGAACAAAATGAAAATATTTTACCAGAAGGATATAAAATCGCCTATCCTAGAGATACTACACACTTTATAAAAGCTTCAATAAATGAAGTTGTAAAGACTTTAGTTGAAGCAATTATTTTAGTTGTTTTGGTTATGTTTTTATTTTTAAAGAGTTTTAGAGCTACACTTATTCCTGCTATTGCCGTTCCTGTTGTACTTTTAGGAACTTTTGCCATTTTAAATATTTTTGGATATACAATAAATACTCTAACTATGTTTGCTTTAGTTTTAGCAATTGGTCTTTTAGTTGATGATGCTATTGTTGTTGTTGAAAATGTTGAAAGGAATATGAAGGAGAAAGGATTAAATCCTAAAGAGGCAACTATTTTATCTATGCAAGAGGTAACTGGTGCTTTAATAGGAATAACAACTGTTTTATCTGTAGTATTTTTACCTATGGCATTTTTTAGTGGAAGTACTGGAATAATATATAGACAATTTTCTATTACAATTATCTCTTCTATGGTTTTATCTGTAATTGTAGCACTTACACTAACTCCAGCTCTATGTTCAACTATTTTGAAAGCTCACAAAGATAATAAAGAAGAGAAAAATAGTGGATTTTTCTTTTGGTTTGATACAAAATTTGAAAGCTTTACAAATAGATATAAACTTTGGGTTGAAAAACTGCTATTTAAACCAAAAAGATGGATGGCTTTTTATTTAGTAATCATTCTAGCAACCTCTTATATTTTTATAAAACTTCCAACTAGTTTTTTGCCAAAAGAGGATCAAGGAAGCTTGATGGTACAATATACACTTCCTGTTGGTGCAGTTGCACAAAGAACAGTTGATGTTGCAAATATTATAAGAGACTATTTTATGCAAGAAGAGAAAGAGGCATTAAACACAATATTTACAATCTCAGGATTTAGCTCACGAAGTAGTGGTCAAAATGTAGGAACTGCTTATGTATCACTTAAAAATTGGGATTTAAGAGATAAAAATAATCATGTAGATGAGATAAGTAAAAGATCTACAAAAGCCTTTAATGACCCAAATAGCAAATATTTTATAAGAGATGCAAGAGTATTTATCATAAATCCTAGTGTTATTCAAGGATTAGGAAGTAGCGATGGCTTTGAATTTCAACTTCTAGCAAATTCAAATATTAGTAGAGAAGAGCTAAGAGTTGCAAAAGATAAACTATTAGATGAGGCTAGAAGTAATACAAAAATTAACTCAATTAGAGCAGATGGAACAGAAGAGTCTCCTCAATTAAAAATCTCTTATGATACACAAAAAGCTCTATCTTTAGGAGTAAATATCAAAGATATAGATACTACTTTAAGTGCAGCTTGGGGTGGAATTTATGTAAATGATTATATCGATAAAACTAGAATAAAAAGAGTTTATATTCAAGGAGATGCTCCTTTTAGAGCTGCTCCTGAGGATTTATATAAATGGAAAGTAATAAATAATAGTGGTAATATGACTCCATTTAGTGAATTTAGCTCTTTTTCTTGGGTTTATGCACCTGAAGAACTTACAAGATTTAATGGATTTATCTCATATGAAATTCAAGGAGGTGCTGCACATAATATAAGCTCTGGAGATGCTATGAAAGAGATGGAAAATATGGCAAACAATTTAGGAAATGGGCTTATGTATGAATATAGTGGAGCATCATATCAAGAAAAAATCGCAAGTAACCAAACATTAATTTTATACTCTATCTCAATTTTGGTTATATTTTTATGTTTAGCAGCACTTTATGAGAGTTGGAGTGTACCTTTTTCTGTTTTATTAGTTGTTCCTTTAGGAGTTTTTGGAACAGTTCTTGCAATCTTCTTTAGAGATTTAAGTAATGATGTATATTTTCAAGTAGCACTTTTAGCAGTTATGGGACTAGCTAGTAAAAATGCAATTTTAATAGTTGAGTTTATAAATAGTTCATATAAAGATGGAACTAATCTTTTTGAAGCAGCAATTAAAGGTGCTAAACTAAGGCTAAGACCAATAATTATGACCTCATTAGCATTTATGGCTGGAATCATTCCACTTGCTGTTTCAAGTGGAGCTGGTGCAAATAGTAGAATTGCAATAGGAACAGCAATTTTAGGAGGAACAATAAGTGCTACAGTTTTAGCAATATTTTTTGTTCCTCTATTTTTTATAATTATTAAAAAACTATTTGATAAAGGAGCTAAAAATGTTTAA
- a CDS encoding efflux transporter outer membrane subunit, with the protein MFKKSLSLAFLSLFFSSCVSMAPNLDLNKNSVIPENFKNYEVAKDKNSSNFEFVINEELKKILNRALENNKDLQIALLRVEESKSLYRIEESNLYPKIDASGTFNREKKDETIKNNYKAGVGTVFELDLFGKNRSLNDAARNSFFATQYALNSTKLTLISQTVNSYLSLASNIENLNLQKSLNENLNSVYELTNKKYSAGVISKEDVLSSFAVLKESQNELLNYENLVQIDINSLEVLLGETLPEDLIPKELKKDNNYIALLNSEINSNILLNRPDIKELEYKLRSKNANIGAARAAFFPSISLTANTGFASSSLDNLFRGSNSFWQISPSINIPIFSAGENSAKLDLSETQKDIALKEYEKGIQTAFKEVNDSLIIRKNIYSKLQNQKELSLSVEEAYTIALNSYKIGYGSYLNMLIAQKAYINSQKTLIKTYLEELENRVEIFKSLGGVYE; encoded by the coding sequence ATGTTTAAAAAGTCTTTGAGTTTAGCCTTTTTATCACTATTTTTTAGCTCTTGTGTATCAATGGCTCCAAATTTAGATTTAAATAAAAATAGTGTAATTCCTGAAAACTTTAAGAACTATGAAGTAGCAAAAGATAAAAATAGTAGTAATTTTGAATTTGTAATAAATGAAGAGTTAAAAAAGATACTAAATAGGGCTTTAGAAAATAACAAAGATTTACAAATAGCACTTTTAAGAGTTGAAGAGTCAAAATCTTTATATAGAATTGAAGAGTCAAACCTATATCCAAAGATTGATGCAAGTGGTACTTTTAATAGAGAAAAGAAAGATGAAACAATAAAAAACAACTATAAAGCAGGTGTTGGAACAGTTTTTGAACTTGATTTATTTGGTAAAAATAGAAGTTTAAATGATGCTGCAAGAAATAGTTTTTTTGCCACTCAATATGCATTAAATAGTACAAAACTTACTCTAATTTCGCAAACTGTTAACTCATACTTAAGCCTTGCTTCAAATATTGAGAATCTAAATCTACAAAAAAGTTTAAACGAAAATCTAAATAGTGTATATGAACTTACTAATAAAAAATATAGTGCTGGAGTAATTAGTAAAGAGGATGTTTTATCTAGCTTTGCTGTTTTAAAAGAGAGCCAAAATGAGCTATTAAACTATGAAAATTTGGTACAAATAGATATTAACTCTCTTGAAGTTTTATTAGGTGAAACTTTACCTGAAGATCTAATTCCAAAAGAGTTAAAAAAAGATAATAACTATATTGCACTTTTAAATAGTGAAATAAATTCAAACATTCTTTTAAACAGACCAGATATTAAAGAGCTTGAGTATAAACTAAGATCAAAGAATGCAAATATTGGGGCAGCAAGAGCAGCATTTTTCCCTAGCATAAGTCTTACTGCAAATACTGGATTTGCAAGTTCTAGTTTAGATAATCTTTTTAGAGGCTCAAATAGTTTTTGGCAAATAAGTCCTTCTATAAATATTCCAATTTTTAGTGCTGGTGAAAATAGTGCAAAACTAGATTTAAGTGAAACTCAAAAAGATATTGCTTTAAAAGAGTATGAAAAGGGTATTCAAACAGCATTCAAAGAGGTAAATGACAGCTTAATTATAAGAAAAAATATCTACTCAAAACTACAAAACCAAAAAGAGCTAAGTTTATCTGTAGAAGAGGCTTATACTATCGCTTTAAACTCATATAAAATTGGTTATGGAAGCTATTTAAATATGCTAATAGCTCAAAAAGCTTATATTAATTCACAAAAAACTTTGATTAAAACATATCTTGAAGAGTTGGAAAATAGAGTTGAAATATTTAAAAGCTTAGGTGGAGTTTATGAATAA
- a CDS encoding methyl-accepting chemotaxis protein encodes MFKNLDIKKKLYVFPTLFFLIMIVSAILYNNSMSYIENRTAISENATEIKANLLKARISVYQFMLDTSKEKSSSVVENFSKLSEDISLFKTTIYIPINLKRCDDSIALITKYLEVFNKMSKAKLEDNNKLLIDFNGDIYMMAEIGKELESKIFALNENIIGIRNSAIKSLTTQLTTLGIVTILIFLLVSTYTSRDIVNTLNNFRTGLQTFFDFLNRKSDDIQTLDDKYTNEFGQMAKMVNENIAISKDRITQDIIVIEEAKVVMGRVTNGWYSQFIESNTINTSLNEFKNNVNSMIKNTRERFEKIDEILEAYIKYDYRPTLELSKTDEKDGVLQRLVLGINGLQQAIISMLRSSLETGLTLENTSQKLISNVDTLNQSSNSAAASLEETAAALEEITSTVISNSNNVIQMEKYSNEVSISAKKGQTMAKSTANAMEDITNQVLYINEAISIIDQIAFQTNILSLNAAVEAATAGEAGKGFAVVAGEVRNLANRSAEAANEIKNLVEKATSKASEGKEISDLMIKDYDVLLGNIEKQVNMINEISNASKEQEAGISQINDTVTMLDQKTQQNANIASITQEIATVTDKISKELVEDVLAKNFLGKNEIAKRFSIKDIDEFNKD; translated from the coding sequence GTGTTTAAGAATCTTGATATTAAGAAAAAACTATATGTTTTTCCAACACTATTTTTTTTGATTATGATAGTTTCTGCTATTTTATATAATAATTCAATGAGTTATATAGAAAATAGAACAGCTATCTCTGAAAATGCCACAGAGATTAAGGCAAACTTGCTAAAAGCTAGAATTAGTGTATATCAGTTTATGCTAGATACAAGTAAGGAAAAAAGTAGTAGTGTTGTAGAGAATTTCTCAAAACTAAGTGAAGATATATCTCTATTTAAAACTACAATTTATATTCCCATAAATTTAAAAAGATGTGATGATAGTATAGCTTTAATAACAAAATATCTGGAAGTCTTTAATAAAATGTCAAAAGCAAAACTAGAAGATAATAATAAGCTTCTAATTGATTTTAATGGTGATATTTATATGATGGCAGAGATTGGAAAAGAGCTAGAATCAAAGATATTTGCTTTAAATGAGAATATTATAGGAATTAGAAATAGTGCTATAAAATCTCTTACAACACAACTAACAACTCTTGGAATAGTTACAATTTTAATCTTTCTTTTAGTCTCAACATATACTTCAAGAGATATAGTAAATACTCTAAATAACTTTAGAACAGGTCTTCAAACATTCTTTGATTTTCTAAATAGAAAATCAGATGATATTCAAACTTTGGATGATAAATATACGAATGAGTTTGGTCAAATGGCAAAGATGGTAAATGAGAATATCGCTATTTCTAAAGATAGAATTACACAAGATATTATTGTAATTGAAGAGGCAAAAGTTGTAATGGGAAGGGTTACAAATGGTTGGTATTCACAATTTATTGAATCAAATACGATAAATACCTCTTTAAATGAGTTTAAAAATAATGTTAATAGTATGATAAAAAATACTAGAGAGAGATTTGAAAAGATTGATGAGATACTTGAAGCCTATATAAAATACGATTATAGACCAACTTTAGAATTAAGTAAAACAGATGAGAAAGATGGCGTTTTACAGAGGCTTGTTTTAGGAATAAATGGTCTTCAACAAGCAATTATATCTATGTTAAGAAGTAGTTTAGAAACAGGCTTGACTCTTGAAAATACATCTCAAAAACTGATATCAAATGTTGATACACTAAATCAAAGTTCAAATAGTGCAGCTGCATCTTTGGAAGAGACAGCTGCTGCATTAGAAGAGATTACAAGCACAGTTATTAGTAATTCAAATAATGTAATACAAATGGAAAAGTATTCAAATGAAGTTAGTATTTCTGCTAAAAAAGGTCAAACCATGGCAAAAAGTACTGCAAACGCGATGGAGGATATTACAAATCAAGTTTTATATATAAATGAAGCTATTAGTATAATTGATCAAATAGCATTTCAAACAAATATTTTATCTTTAAATGCAGCAGTTGAAGCTGCAACTGCTGGTGAAGCAGGAAAAGGATTTGCTGTTGTTGCTGGTGAGGTTAGAAATTTGGCAAATAGAAGTGCAGAAGCTGCAAATGAGATAAAAAATTTAGTAGAAAAAGCTACAAGCAAAGCTAGCGAAGGAAAAGAGATATCAGATTTAATGATAAAAGATTATGATGTTCTATTAGGAAATATTGAGAAACAGGTAAATATGATAAATGAGATTTCAAATGCAAGTAAAGAGCAAGAAGCTGGTATTTCTCAAATTAATGATACTGTTACAATGCTTGACCAAAAAACTCAACAAAATGCAAATATTGCTTCAATTACACAAGAGATTGCAACTGTTACAGATAAAATTTCAAAGGAATTAGTAGAAGATGTTTTGGCAAAAAATTTTTTAGGTAAAAATGAGATAGCAAAGAGATTTTCTATAAAGGATATTGATGAGTTTAATAAGGATTAA
- a CDS encoding methyl-accepting chemotaxis protein, with protein sequence MFKNLNTKTKLFLFPIIFIVAILITATIYSSSLSYIKERIYVSSKTTALIDELLKGRIVIYQFMLNPTQKGKEAVDIQWNKLLEDTNAVKEIFKSKENKDLALKTISDIKNYMKDIEVLAKHSFSTNKEETREEFAKTMQSMIKLIQSVEKNYDEMNIRNANARDNAITNLTTNMSLVGLIAAIIFIIISIFIANNIAGSLKNFKEGLLSFFNFLNRKSDDVITLDQTSTDEFGEMAKLINENIDIVQDSIEKDNELIDEAKKVMIRVRNGWYSQTIDKSTPNASLEEFKNELNEMINHTKERFEHINEILASYSNYDYRPILELGKDDEEGGVLEKMIVGIKALQTAITNMLKDSLESGMRLENSSRVLIENVNILNQSSNEAAASLEETAAALEEITSTVVSNSNNVVQMTSYSNEVSNSAKKGQAMAKNTANAMDEITLQVSHINEAISVIDQIAFQTNILSLNAAVEAATAGEAGKGFAVVAGEVRNLANRSAEAAREISNIVEIATNKAKEGKNISDLMYKDYDELLGNIEKQANMISEISNASREQEAGISQINDTVTMLDQKTQQNANVASKTQDIANDTDSISKHIVEDVLAKRFLGKNEITNKLQTKDSNKEIQENLKKIEKIETKKEFKVIKENSKDDEWESF encoded by the coding sequence ATGTTTAAAAATTTAAACACAAAGACAAAATTATTTCTATTTCCAATTATATTTATAGTTGCGATTTTAATAACGGCAACAATATATAGTTCATCTCTTAGTTATATAAAAGAGCGAATTTATGTATCATCAAAAACAACAGCGCTTATTGATGAGCTTCTCAAAGGTAGAATTGTAATTTATCAATTTATGTTAAATCCTACACAAAAAGGCAAAGAGGCTGTAGACATACAGTGGAATAAGCTACTAGAAGATACAAATGCTGTAAAAGAGATATTTAAATCTAAAGAAAATAAAGATTTAGCTCTTAAAACTATATCGGATATTAAAAATTATATGAAAGATATTGAAGTTTTAGCTAAACACTCTTTTTCAACAAATAAAGAGGAGACAAGAGAAGAGTTTGCTAAAACTATGCAAAGTATGATAAAACTTATTCAGAGTGTTGAAAAGAACTATGATGAGATGAATATAAGAAATGCAAATGCTAGAGATAATGCAATCACAAATTTAACTACTAATATGTCGCTTGTTGGGTTAATAGCTGCAATTATTTTTATAATTATCTCTATTTTTATAGCAAATAATATTGCTGGTTCGTTAAAAAACTTTAAAGAAGGGCTTCTTAGTTTCTTTAATTTTTTAAATAGAAAATCAGATGATGTTATAACTTTAGACCAAACTTCTACAGATGAATTTGGGGAGATGGCTAAACTTATAAATGAGAATATTGATATTGTCCAAGATAGTATTGAAAAAGATAATGAACTAATTGATGAAGCAAAAAAAGTTATGATAAGAGTTAGAAATGGTTGGTACTCTCAAACTATAGATAAATCAACACCAAATGCTTCTTTAGAAGAGTTTAAAAATGAACTAAATGAGATGATAAATCATACAAAAGAGAGATTTGAACATATAAATGAGATATTAGCATCTTATTCAAATTATGATTATAGACCTATCCTAGAACTTGGTAAAGATGATGAAGAGGGTGGAGTTTTAGAGAAGATGATTGTAGGAATAAAAGCTCTTCAAACAGCAATTACAAATATGTTAAAAGATAGTTTAGAAAGTGGAATGAGACTTGAAAACTCATCTAGAGTTTTAATTGAAAATGTAAATATTTTAAACCAGAGTTCAAATGAAGCTGCTGCAAGTCTTGAAGAGACAGCTGCTGCTCTTGAGGAGATAACAAGTACAGTTGTAAGTAACTCTAATAATGTTGTACAAATGACAAGCTACTCAAATGAGGTAAGTAACTCAGCTAAAAAAGGTCAAGCTATGGCAAAAAATACTGCAAATGCTATGGACGAGATAACTCTTCAAGTTTCACATATAAACGAAGCTATTAGCGTAATTGATCAAATTGCTTTCCAAACAAATATTTTATCTTTAAATGCAGCAGTTGAAGCTGCAACTGCTGGTGAAGCTGGAAAAGGATTTGCTGTTGTTGCTGGAGAGGTTAGAAATCTTGCAAATAGAAGTGCAGAAGCTGCAAGAGAAATTTCAAATATAGTTGAGATTGCAACAAATAAGGCTAAAGAGGGGAAAAATATCTCAGATTTAATGTATAAAGATTATGATGAGCTTTTAGGTAATATTGAAAAACAGGCAAATATGATAAGTGAGATTTCAAATGCGAGTAGAGAACAAGAAGCTGGTATTTCTCAAATTAATGATACAGTTACAATGCTTGACCAGAAAACTCAACAAAATGCGAATGTTGCTTCAAAAACTCAAGATATAGCAAATGATACAGATAGTATCTCTAAACATATAGTAGAAGATGTTTTGGCAAAAAGATTTTTAGGAAAAAATGAGATAACAAATAAGCTACAAACAAAAGATAGCAATAAAGAGATACAAGAGAATTTAAAAAAGATAGAGAAGATTGAAACTAAAAAAGAGTTTAAAGTTATAAAAGAGAATTCAAAAGATGATGAATGGGAGAGTTTTTAA
- a CDS encoding BaiN/RdsA family NAD(P)/FAD-dependent oxidoreductase: protein MKIAVIGGGAAGIVASIIAKRLNKNLQIDIFDANKSLGKKILASGNGRCNISNREVSSKNYLGENPDFVDFALKEFSFNTFSKFCKTLGLMLDIKENGKVYPLSNEAKSVVNLFVLELEALGVNIFCEHFVESLEKCDDKFIIKTEVNKEQKIYKEYDKVLISSGLAAAPQLNASEIGLKIASNFGHTYNPTYPSLVGLQTQNSYNGKLQGVKKECSVSLYINGTLEEEIFGDVLFTNYGVSGFAILDISQRAVLALTQFLDVELRINFFPKVTVNDLSNQLQNIFKTIKNQKVLDILTGVVSNKIAPVLLEVCKIPFELKTDDINQKQIKALSHQLSSWRLKVVDTQGFSHSEASGGGIRTSEINNKTFESKMVKNLYFAGEVLDIVGNRGGYNLHFAFASGYLVGKNLLK, encoded by the coding sequence TTGAAAATAGCAGTTATTGGTGGTGGAGCAGCAGGGATTGTTGCTAGTATTATTGCAAAAAGATTAAACAAAAATTTGCAGATAGATATTTTTGATGCAAATAAAAGTTTAGGTAAAAAGATACTTGCAAGTGGAAATGGAAGATGTAATATTTCAAATAGAGAAGTTTCTAGTAAAAATTATTTAGGAGAGAATCCAGATTTTGTGGATTTTGCTCTAAAGGAGTTCTCTTTTAATACTTTTTCAAAGTTTTGTAAAACTTTGGGACTTATGCTTGATATTAAAGAGAATGGAAAAGTATATCCACTCTCAAATGAGGCAAAATCTGTAGTAAATCTTTTTGTTTTGGAGCTCGAAGCTTTGGGTGTGAATATCTTTTGTGAGCATTTTGTAGAGAGTTTAGAGAAGTGTGATGATAAATTTATAATAAAGACAGAGGTGAATAAAGAGCAAAAAATATATAAAGAGTATGATAAAGTTTTAATCTCTAGTGGCTTAGCTGCTGCTCCTCAACTAAATGCAAGTGAAATAGGTCTTAAAATAGCTTCAAACTTTGGGCACACTTATAATCCTACATATCCAAGTCTTGTTGGACTTCAAACACAAAATAGTTACAATGGAAAACTTCAAGGTGTAAAAAAAGAGTGCAGTGTTAGTCTATATATAAATGGAACTTTAGAAGAGGAGATTTTTGGAGATGTTTTGTTTACAAATTATGGAGTTTCAGGTTTTGCTATTTTAGATATTTCTCAAAGAGCAGTTTTGGCTCTTACTCAATTTTTGGATGTAGAACTTAGAATTAATTTTTTTCCAAAAGTTACAGTAAATGATTTATCAAATCAACTACAAAATATATTTAAAACTATAAAAAATCAAAAAGTATTAGACATTTTAACAGGTGTTGTATCAAATAAAATAGCTCCAGTATTATTAGAGGTTTGTAAAATTCCATTTGAGTTAAAAACGGATGATATAAATCAAAAGCAGATAAAAGCTTTATCCCATCAGTTGAGTTCATGGAGATTAAAAGTTGTAGATACACAAGGTTTTTCACATAGTGAAGCAAGTGGAGGAGGGATAAGAACTAGTGAAATAAATAATAAAACTTTTGAAAGTAAAATGGTAAAAAATCTATATTTTGCAGGAGAAGTTTTAGATATTGTTGGGAATAGAGGTGGTTATAATCTTCATTTTGCCTTTGCAAGTGGATACTTAGTTGGAAAAAACTTATTAAAATAG